The genomic region GTGATCGCGAAGATGAAAAAGAGGAAGATCAGCATCTCGCCCGGGATTCCGGCACCGGACCCGGCAAGGCCGGATTGCCCGGAAATGCCCGAGGTCGAGAGCGTGCCCATGGCATGGATCAGGGCCGTCGTCGCCGGTTCCCCGGCAAGCAGCAGGCCAAGCCAGAGCAGAAGGGTCAGGGCGGTAAAGACGGGAAACAGCCGGAGCGCATAGCGGGTCAGGCGTTCCGAAGGCTCGGCCGTGCGGGTGACCTGGGCCGTGCCATGCGCCCCCCGCCCCGGCACGCGGCCCGAGGCGACCTCGGACCCGCCAAGGTTCAGGGGGGCAAGGATGGCATAGGCGGCCAGCAGCACGAAGAACCCGCCGTACCAGCCGACGATCGCCCGCCACAGGTGCACGGTATCCGACAGCCGGTCTGCCGGATACACGGTCGCGCCCGTGGTGGTGAAGCTGGAGGTCATCTCGAACCAGGCGTTGATCAGGCTGGTGTCGGGCAGCGCCTCACGCAGGGGCAGGACCATGGCGACGGGCAAGAGCAGATAGGCCCCGACGAGCGAGGCAAGGTGGCTGCGGGCGGCATCGCGCGGGGTGAAGGCGGCGGTGGCGATGCCCAGCATCACGGTCAGGATCAGCAGGATAAGCGCGGCGTAGAAGAAGGCGCGGGCAAGTTCGTTCTGGTCGGTGGCCACGCCATGCAGCGCGGGCAAAAGTGCCAGGCAGCCGGTGATCCCAAGGAGCACGACCAGAAGCGGCAGTTCTGCCAGACGCGACAGCATCAGAAAAAGTCGATCGAGACCTGCAAGAGGCGTTCAACCTCGGGCACGTCGCTGGCCATGGCGAAAAGGGCGATGACGTCACCGGCTTCGATGCGCAGGTCCACCGTGGGTTTCAGGACCTTTTCGCCCTTCATCACCGCGCCGACAAGGACGCCTTCGGGAAACTCGATATCCCGGACAAGGCGCCCGGAGAGGGGCGAGGTGGACAGGACCTGCGCCTCGATCATCTCGGCCTCGGCGTCGCCGATGGAATAGACGGCGCGGACCCGGCCATGGCGGATGTGGCGCAGGATCGACGACACGGTGGTCGCGCGCGGGTTGATATAGGCGTCGATGTCGAGGGGGGCCATCAGGGGCGCAAGCGTGGGGTCGTTCACCAGGGCGATGGTCATCTGACAGCCCGCCTGCTTGGCCCGGACCGCCACCAGCAGGTTGGTCTTGTCGTCATCCGTCACGGCAAGGATGGCATCGGCGCGGTCGATCGCGGCTTCCATCAGAAGATCGATGTCCATGCCATCGCCGTTCAGCACAATCGTGCGTTCCAGCGAGTCGGCGGCATGTTCGGCAGTGGCGCGGTCTTTCTCGATGATCTTGGCGCGGATCCGGTCGGTCCGCTTTTCCAGCGCAAGGGCCACGGCAAGCCCGACGTTGCCGCCCCCGACGATGACGATGCGTTCCTGTTTCTTGGTCTTCTTGCCAAAGATTTCCAAGGCGCGGTTGACGTCCTCGATATGGGTGAAGACGTAGATCTGATCCTCGGCAAACAGCTGGTCGCCGGCTTCGGGCGCAAACAGGCGGCCTTCGCGGCGGATGCCGACGACGATGGCGCGGAGGGTGGAGAACAGCTCGTTCAGCTGGCGCAGGGGCGTGTTCAGGACCGGGCAATCTTCGGACAGCTGGATGCCCAGAAGCTGCGCGTGGCCGCCCATGAAACTTTCCGTGTCAAAGGTCGCGGGGGCGGCAAGGCGCTGCAGCGCGGCCTCGGCCACCTCACGCTCGGGCGAGATCACCACGTCGATGGCAAGCTGGTCCTGGTTGGTCAGATCCCCATACAGGGCATCAAGATAGTTCTGCGCGCGGATGCGGGCGATCTTGCGGGTGATGTTGAAGATGGAATGGGCCACCTGACAGGTGACCATGTTCACCTCATCCGAATGGGTGGCGGCGATCAGCATGTCGGCGTCGCGCGCGCCGGCCTTTTCCAGCACGTCCGGATGGCTGGCAAAACCGACCACGCCTTGCACGTCCAGCGTATCGGTCGCCCGGCGCACAAGGTCGGCGTTGGTGTCAACCAATGTGACATCGTTCTTTTCGCCAGAGAGGTGGCGCGCGATCTGCCAGCCGACCTGGCCCGCCCCGCAGATGATGACCTTCATCAGATTCCCCGCGTCCCGCCGTGGGGAACTGCATGTCAGATCAGGCGGGGGGGGTCAATCGGTCCCGCCCCAAGGCTACCCGGCATCATGCCACAAGAGGGCCGGACGCCGGGCGCTTTCGCTATTCGTCGTAGTCGGTGAACCCTCGCCCGGCACCACCCCGCGATGTGCCGACCACACCAAGGGATTTCAGCTTTCGGTGCAGGGCCGAGCGTTCCATGCCGACAAAGCTGGCCGTGCGGCTGATATTGCCACCAAAGCGGTTGATCTGGGTCAGAAGATATTCCCGTTCGAAAAGTTCGCGGGCTTCGCGCAGGGGAAGGGCCGCGATGGCACCGGAGAGGGGCAGACCGCCGGTCTCTGCCTCGGACTTCGGTTCGGTGCCGGGCAGTTCATGCGCCTCGATCGGGCCGGACGTGTCGCCCAGGATCAGCACGCGTTCGACCATGTTGCGGAGTTGGCGGATGTTGCCGGGCCAGGGCATGGTCTGCAGCATCGTCTCAGCCTCGGGCGTGAAGCTGCGGGCGGGGAGGCCCTGGGTCTTGTGGAACCAGCCGATGAAGTGGCGGGCAAGGTCGGGGATGTCTTCGCAGCGTTCCGACAGCGCCGGAACCGGGATCGGGACGACGTTGAGGCGGTCGTAAAGTTCCTGACGGAACCGGCCAAGACCGATTTCGCTGCGCAGATCGCGGCAGGTTGAGGAGATCACGCGCAGATCGACGCGGACCTTGTCGGTGCCGCCGGCGCGAGTGAATTGCTGTTCGGTGAGGACGCGGAGGATTTTGCCTTGGGTGCCAAGGGGCATGTCGGCGACTTCGTCGAAATAGACCACGCCGCCATGGGCCTGTTCCAGAAGGCCGGGTTCCACGCCGCGTTCAGGGGTTTCGCGGCCGAACAACACCTCTTCCATCCGCTCGGGCTCGATCGAGGCGGAGGAGACGGTGATGAAGGGGGCAGACGCACGGTTGGAGTTGCTGTGGATGTAGCGGGCGGCCATTTCCTTGCCCGACCCGGGTTCGCCCGTCAGCATCACGCGGCCGTTGGATTTGGTCACCTTGTCGAGGTTGGATTTCAACGTCTTGAAGGCGGCTGAGCTGCCCAGCATGTCCGCCGAGGCGACGTCACGGCGGCGGAGTTCCTGATTCTCGCGGCGCAGGCGCGAGGTTTCCATGGCGCGGGCGACGACGACCATCAACTGGTCGATGTTGAAGGGCTTTTCGATGAAGTCATAGGCGCCCTGCTTGATCGCGGCGACGGCGATTTCGATGTTGCCATGGCCCGAGATGATGACGACCGGCACATCGGGGTTGTCGCGCTTGACCGTCTTGAGGATGTCGATCCCATCCATCCGACTGTCTTTCAGCCAGATGTCGAGGATCATCAGCGACGGGGGTTCCGCGTTGATTTCGGCCATGCAGTCGTCGGAATTCGCGGCAAGCCGGACGGTGTAGCCTTCATCCTGCAGGATGTCGCCCACCAGTTCACGGATGTCCTGTTCATCATCAACGATCAGAATGCTCATGCTTTACCTCCTTGCCCGCCTTGGCTTGCGGGGCTTGGTTCTTGGGTCGGCGGCGGGGGACACGCGGCAGGCGTATCTCGGCCAAAGCGCCGGGGTGGGTGGCACCGTCAAACACCGGCGCGTCGAGAAGGGCGAGCGTGCCGCCATGTTCCTCGATGATCTTCTTGACGATGGGCAGGCCAAGGCCGGTGCCCTTGTCACGGGTGGTCACATAGGGTTCGAACAGGCGGGCGCGATCGGGCGGCAGGCCGGTGCCGTTGTCCATGATGCGGATGACGGCTTCGCTGTCATCGGCTTCCAGCGTGACGCGGATTTCGGGCACAAAGCCCGCAGGGGCCGACTTTTCGCGATAGGCTTCAATGGCTTCGCCCGCGTTCTTCATCAGGTTTGTCAAGGCCTGGCCGATCATGGTCGCGTCAAGTTCCAGCGGCAGGGGACCGGGAAGGATGGACGTGACAAAGCGCACGTCGGGCTGGCCGTTTTCCTGCAAAAGGACCGCCCCGCGCAGCAGTTCGGCAAGGTCGCAATCGCGGCGGTCGGGTTCGGGCATGCGGGCGAATTTGGAAAATTCGTCCACAATCCGGCGCAGGTCGTTGGTCTGGCGGACGATGACATCGGTGTATTGCTCCAAGTCTTCGTGGTCGCGGACTTGGGACGAAAACTTGCGCTTGATCCGTTCGGCGGACAGCTGGATGGGCGTGAGGGGGTTCTTGATTTCATGCGCAATGCGGCGGGCCACGTCGCCCCATGCGGCCATCCGCTGGGCGCTGACGAGGTCGGTCACGTCGTCGAAGGCCACGACATAGCCCTCAAGACTGCCGTCCTCGCTGCGCCGCACGCTCATCCGCACCAGCAGGCTTTCAATCTTGCCTTTGCGGGTCAGGCGCACCTCTTCCTGAACGGCGGTGCCGGCGCCTTCGCGGACGCGGTCGAACAGGGGGGCAAACTCTGGCACGGCAGCGGCAAGCGGGATGTCGGACTGGCCATCGGCAAAGTCGAGCAGGCGTTCGGCGGCGCGGTTCACAAAGTCGATGTCGCCGTCGCTGTCCAGACCGATGACACCCGCCGTCACGTTGGACAGCACTGAATCGAACAGGCGGCGGCGGCGTTCGGTCTGGCTGTGGCTGACCATCAAGGCGTCGCGCTGGCCTTTCAACTGACGCGTCATCTGGTTGAACAGGCGGCCAAGCGAGGCGATTTCGTCATCGCCCTCCTCTTCAGTGACCTGCACATCCAGATCGCCGCCCCCTACCCTTTCCGCCGCCCCCGCCAGACGACCCACTGGCCGCGACAGGCGTTCAGCGAACCACAGGCCAAGCCAGACGGCAGCAAGGATCAGGATCAGCGCAAAGCCAAGGTAGATCAGGCCGAAGTTGAACAGCAGCCGCCCACGTTCGCTTTCCAGCTGGTTGTACAGCTGGACGGTTTCCTGCGTTTCATCAAGAAGGGAGAGGATCGAGCCGTCCACCTCACGCGTGACGTAAAGATAGCGGTCGGGGAAGGCGTCAAGGTAGACAAGCGCGCGAAATTCGTTGTTCGGCCAGTCCGGGATCAGGACGGTGTTGCCTTCGCGGGCCAACCGCAGCTGTTCGGCGCTGATCGCTTCGAAGCCGAACAGATAGGACCGTTCGCCGCGCGTCTTCAACTCGCCATCGCCATCGACAAGGTAAGCTTCCTTGAGGCCGCGCTGAATGACGGCCTGCCCCTGCGACAGGACCGGGCGCAGTTGGTCGTCGCGCAGAAAGACGGTCTGCCGTTTGGCGGTGTTGATAAAGCCTGACAGGGCTGCGACATCCGCGGCCAGATCGTCGCGCTGCACCGCCTCATACGCCTGGGCGGCGGCGAGAGAGGAGCCGACAACCGACCGGACGCGTTCGGAAAACCAGCCCTCAAGCCCGATGTTGATGGACAGGACGGCGAAGACGGCCACAAGGACGGTGGGCACAAGGGCGATCAGCATGAAGACGCCCGACAGCCGCATGTGCAGCCGCGACCCGGCGGATCGTGACCGGCGGTCGGCGATCATGCGCGATACGCGGGCCAGAACCAGCGCCGCGATGACAAGGACGTAGATCAGGTCGGTCAGCAGGATCAGCCGCAGGATGGGCGATGCTGCGTCCTGATTGAACGGCCCCATGGCCAGAAAGGTGCCCACTGCCAAGAGCGGGCCAAGGAAAACAAGGCCAAGCGTAACCGCCGTCTGCACCCGCCGCTGCCGACGCAGGCGCGAGAAGCGAGCCCAGACATCCCTTTGAACTGCCCGATCCAACCGATCCTGCCCGTAACCCGGGGGTTTTCCCACCCTGCACCACTATATCTTGATGTGGTCCGGGGTGAAACCCAAAAGACACAGGGTCCGTGGCCGGGTTACATCAATTTACGGCGACGGGTCACGCGGATGTCGAGGTCGGTGATCTTCTTGCGCAGCGTGTTGCGGTTGATGCCCAGAAGATCGGCGCATTTCGCCTGATTTCCGGCAGTTGCATCCAGCGCAATCTCGATCAGGGGCAGTTCCACCTCGCGCAGGATGCGCTGGTAGACGCCGGGGGGGGCAGTTGGCCGCCGTGCAGATCGAAGTAGCGCTTCAGGTGGCGCGCGACGGAGGCGGACAGCTTTTCCCCCCCGCCACCATCCGCGCGGGGTTCGGGGCTGGGCTGGTTGCCCAGAACCTGTTCAACCTCCAACCGCGAAATCTCGGATTCGGAGGCGGTGACAAGCAGGCGGCGGATCGTGTTTTCCAGCTGGCGCACGTTGCCGGGCCAGCTGTAGGCGCGGACCAGTTCGGTGGCGTCGGCAGACAGGCGGCGGACAGCGCCAAGATCACGTTCGCCCTTGGCAAGGAAATGTTCGGCCAGCAGCGGGATGTCATCCACCCGTTCGCGCAGGCTGGGGACATGCAGGCTGACGCCGCCAAGGCGGTAGTACAGATCCTGCCGGAACTGGCCGGCTTCCATGCGGGCGGAGAGGTCGGATTGGCTGGTGGACATGATGCGGGGGGCATTGTCGCCCAAGAGGTCCAGCATGCGGACGACGCGGGCTTGGGTATCCTCGTCGAAATCGGCGACCTCATCAAACACGATGGACCCGCCGCGCGCCTTGGCAAGCAGGGTCGAGGGGCCGTCGACGCCTTGGAGGTCAGCGGCCTGGGCCACCGCAAAGGGCAAGGTCCGCCGGTCCGAAAAATCATGGATCGCGCGGGCGATCAGCGATTTGCCGGTGCCGGATTCGCCTGTGATCAGAACCGGAAGGTCGGTGTTCATCACCCGCGCCACCAGCCGGTAGAGCGACTGCATGGCGGGCGTGCGTCCCACCAGCGGCAGATCATCGCCCGCATCGCGCGGGGCGACCACCACTTTGGGGGTGCGGCGCTTTTGTTCAAGCGCCTTGGAGGACCGCTTCATCAGGTCGGGCAGGTCAAAGGGTTTGGGCAGGTAGTCGAAGGCTTCGGCTTCAGCCGCCTGAATGGCGGTCATGATGGTGTTCTGGGCGGAAATCACGATGACCGGCAGACCGGGGCGCATCTTGGCGATCCGCGGCAGGGCGTCCAGACCGTTGCCATCGGGCATGATGACGTCAGAGATCACCAGATCGCCCTTCCCTTCTTCCACCCAGCGCATCAGCGTCATCAGGCTGGAGGTCGCGTGGACCTTGCACCCGGCCCGCGTCAAAGCCTGCGTCAGAACGGTACGGATCGTGCGGTCATCATCAGCGACGAGGACGGTGCCATCCATTACTTGCCTTCCTTTTTGTTGTCGCGCGGCGCCATGGGAAGCGACACGCGAAATACGGTGCGACCGGGGACGGAATCGACAGAGATCCAGCCTTCGTGGTCAGAGATGATCTTGGAGACGAGCGCGAGGCCAAGGCCGGTGCCGTTTTCGCGGCCCGAGACGAAGGGCTCGAAGATGCTGGCGGCGATTTCCGGCTTGATGCCGGGGCCATCGTCGATGATCTCGATCTGCAGTGGCAGCGCGGCCGAGGCCCCGTCCTTGCGCCGCAGGCGCAGCGAGAGGTCGTAGAAGGTGTGCAGGCGGATCGTGCCGCCCGGCCTGCCCGCCTCGGCAGCGTTCTTGATCAGGTTCAGAAAGACCTGCATCAACTGGTCACTGTCGGCAAAGGTGGGGGGCAGCGAGGGATCGTAATCCTCGGCGATGGTCATGTGGGCGGCGAAGCCCACCAGCGCCGATTTGCGGGCGCGGTCCAGCGCGTCGTGGATGTTCACGGGCTTGCGGTCCGGGGGCCGGATGTTGCCGAACTGTTCGACCTGTTCGAGCAGTTTCACGATGCGGCGGGTTTCCTCGACGATGAGGTCGGTCATTTCCCGATCTTCGGGCGACAGGTTCATCGACAAAAGCTGTGCCGCGCCCGAAATCCCGGCGAGGGGGTTCTTGATTTCATGCGCCAGCATTTCGGCCATGCCGATGGCAGACCGCGCGGCGGATTTGACGCCCATCGACCGACCCAGCCGATCCGCAATCTCACGCGGGGAGAGGATCAGCATGATGACATCGGGGTTGTCATGCATTGGCGCGATGTGGACCGTGCATTGGACGGGTGGACGTTCGCCGGTGGTAACATCGACATTGTTGATGTTCAGGGGCGACTGGTTGGACCGGGCGCGGGCCAGCGCCTCTTCCATCGGCGCGTCGATGGAGAGCCTGTCAAAGGCGGGCTGGCCGCGCAGGGCCTTGTCGGATGTGTTGAGAAAGGTCTCCGCCGCGGGGTTCGCTTCCAGAATGCTGCCGCGCTGGTCGATCAGCAGCGCCGGCAAGGGGAGCGAGGCCCAGATGACGCCCGGCACCGGGTATGGCATCCGGTAGGGGGTCATGCGGCAAGTTCCAGTTCGGCAAAGGCCTGTTCCAGAAGCTGGATCACCTCGGCCGGGTCGGTCGAGGTCAGGATCGCTTCGCGGGCGTGGGGCAGGCCCGCCTCTTCCAGATACCAGCCAAGGTGTTTGCGGGCCATGCGCAGGCCAAGATCGCGCCCGTAGAAGGTGAGCATGTCGTCGTAGTGATCGAGGATCAGCCGCCCCAGCGCCCCGCCCTGCGGGATCTTGGGTGCGGGTGTGCCGCACAGGTCATGCGCCACCTCGGCCAGCCGCCAGGGTGCCCCCTGTGCACCCCTGCCGATCATCACGCCATCGGCCCCGGACAGGCGCAACGCCTCACGCGCGGTGGCGCTGTCGGTGATGTCGCCATTCGCTATGACGGGGATCGACACCGCTTCTTTCACCGCGCGGATCGCGGCCCAGTTGGCGTGGCCCTTGTAGAACTGGCAGCGGGTGCGGCCGTGGATGGTGATCATCTGTACGCCCGCGCCTTCGGCACGCCGGGCAAGGTCGGGGGCGTTGTGCAGGGTATCGTCCCAGCCCAGCCGGGTTTTCAGCGTGACCGGCACCTTGACGGCCCCCACCACCGCCTCGATCAGCTTCAGCGCAAGGTCAAGATCGCGCAAAAGGGCGGAGCCGCAGAGGCCGGTCGTCACCCGCTTGGACGGGCAACCCATGTTGATGTCGATGATCCGGGCGCCCTGCCCTTCGACATAGCGGGCACCTTCGGCCATCCAGTAGGGATCACGTCCGGCCAGCTGAACCGAGGTGGCCTGTTCGCCCAAGCCAAGCTCGGCCCTTGCGCGGGCTTCGGGCCTTGCGCGGACGACCTCTTCGCTGGCGACCATTTCGCTGACCACCAGCCCCGCGCCGAACCGGGCGACCAGCCGGCGAAACGGCAAGTCCGTGATCCCGGCAAGCGGGGCAAGGATCACCGGCGAACCAATCGTGACGGCGCCGATGGCCAGAGAGCCAGGGAGAAGGCCGTGTGAAAGAGAGCCGGGAGGGAGGGACAACTGCCTATTCCTTGTGCGCACAGGTTACTGGTAGGCCCCCGGGACGGCAGGTCCAAGGCGATGAAGCCAGAAAATGACCGAAAAACATGCGATGCACAATTTTTAATCAGTTGCGCCCGGTTCTGCGCCAGATTGTCATGCTGCGCGGGCTGGATTAGTCAGGATGCAAAGGGCAGGAGCATATGGATACAGCCATCGTCATCGTCGCCGCGGGTCGCGGCAGCCGCATGGGCGGCGAGGTGCCAAAGCAATGGCAGATGCTGGCCGGGCGGCCGGTGCTGGCGCATGTGCTTGATGCGTTCGCGGACCTGCCAGTGGTGCTGGTGATCCACCCAGAGGACCGGGCGCGGGCTGTGGCGCTTGGGTTTGGCGGGCGGCTGGTTGACGGGGGCGCCTCACGCGATGCGTCGGTTCTGGCAGGTCTGCAGGCGCTGGAGGGGGCCGGGGTCAGCCGCGTGTTGATCCATGACGGCGCGCGGCCCTTGGTGTCCCGCGCGCTGATCAGCCGCTTGATCGCGGCGCTGGATACCCATGACGGGGCGGCCCCTGCCCTGCCGGTGACCGACGCGCTGTGGCGGGGTGCGGGTGGCCTTGTGGCGGGCACCGTGGACCGCGCGGGGCTTTACCGGGCGCAGACGCCGCAGGCCTTTCGCTTTGCGCCCATTCTGGCGGCACATCGCGCGCATCCCGGCGGGGCGGCGGATGATGTGGAAGTGGCGCGGGCCGCGGGGCTTGACGTGGCGATCGTCGAGGGCGAGGACACCAATCTGAAGCTGACCTACCCCGGCGATTTCGCCCGGGCCGAGGCGATCCTGAAGGGGCAATCCATGGATGTGCGGATGGGCAACGGCTATGACGTGCACGCCTTTTGCGACGGAGATCATGTCTGGCTGTGCGGGATAAAGGTGCCGCATGGGCGCGGGCTGCTGGGCCATTCCGATGCCGATGTCGGGATGCACGCGCTGACCGATGCGATCTATGGCGCTTTGGCCGAGGGGGACATTGGCCGCCATTTCCCGCCAAGCGACCCGCAATGGAAGGGGGCGGCCAGCCATATCTTTCTGGCCCATGCGGTCGAGCTGGCCCGGTCGCGCGGCTATGACTTGGGCAATTGCGACGTGACGCTGGTGTGTGAGCGGCCGAAGATCGGGCCGCATGCCCTTGCCATGCAAGCGGAACTGGCGCGGATCATGGGGGTGGCGGCGGGCCGCGTGTCGGTCAAGGCCACCACGTCGGAGCGGCTGGGCTTTACCGGGCGCGAGGAAGGCATTGCCGCGCTGGCCACGGCCGTTCTGGTGCGGGCATGAATTGGGCGATCGCCACAGTCCTTGGCGCGGGGCATCTGCGGCCAGCCAGTGGCACCTGGGCCTCGGCCATTGCGGTGGGGCTGGCGGTGGCGGCCTATCAGGCGGGGCTGGCGTGGCTGGTGCCGGTGGGGTTCGTTCTGGCAACAGTCGCGGGGTTCTGGGCCGTGCCGGGTTATCTGCGCACCAGCGTGGATCAGGACCCGTCCGAAGTGGTGATCGACGAATTTGCCGGGCAATGGCTGGCGCTGTCCTTCACCGTCATCCCGCTCTGGCGGCACGGGGTGGAAGATATGCTCTTTGCGGCCTGGCCAGCCTGGGTGGCACCGTTCCTGCTGTTCCGGCTGTTTGATGTCTGGAAGCCGTGGGTCATCGGCCGGGCTGACCGGATGGGGGGGGCGACCGGGGTCATGCTGGATGACCTTTGGGCCGGGCTCTTTGCAGGGGTCGGGTCAATGGCGCTGGCGGGGGTTTATCACGGGGTGGTGGAGCCATGGCTAAGGTAGCGGCTAAGGTAGGCAAGGCAGGAACTGGCAAGGTTGGGGCAGATGTCGCCACTCTTCTGGCCCGGGCGCGATACTGGGGCCTGCGCATTGCCACGGCGGAAAGCTGCACCGGGGGCATGGTCGCGGTGGCACTGACCGATATCCCGGGGTCGTCGGACGTGTTCGACCGGGGCTTTGTCACCTATTCCAACGCTGCGAAGGAGGAGATGCTGGGGGTGTCACCTGCCACTCTGGCAGCGCAGGGCGCGGTGTCGGAACCCGTGGCGCTGGAGATGGCCGAGGGCGCGCTGGCACGCTCAGCGGCAGGGCTGGCCGTGTCGATCACCGGGATCGCCGGGCCGGGCGGGTCCGGGGTCAAGCCTGAGGGGCGGGTCTGCTTTGGTCTGGCGCGGATCGGGCAGCCTGCCACGAGCGAAACGGTAGACTTCGGCGCGCTTGGCCGGGCCAAAGTGCGCAAGGCCGCCACGGCGCATGCGCTGGCCTTGCTGGCCGGGGCGCTGGACTGACCCGTCAGGGGTGCAGCGCGAAGAACCGCAAGATCTCGGTATTGGCGTCAATTTCTTCGGTCTTGCCGCTGTCCATCCGCGCCTTGCGCCCGCCCGGCCAGTGATGCCCGCCGCCCACCACAGTCATCAGCCGCAGGACAACCGTCCTGCCCTTCATGTGGTCGGTAACCGTGACCGAGGTGCCATCATTCCGCCGCCGGTCGATCTGCCGTTCGGTCACCTTCAGCCCGCGCCCCCATGGCGCCAGAAAGGCCGCGACGACCGAGTCCACCGAGGCGAAACTGGTGCGGGATATGCTGACGTTGCCGACGCCCCCGTCATAGGGCACGTTGTCATCGGCGGTGCCGTGGATGACCAGAAGCGGGACCTGCCCCGCCACGCGGATGCGGCGGGTGTCCATGGTGCCGGCAACGCCTGCGACGGCGCGCACCAGACCGGGGTTCAGGGCGGCGAAGGTTTCCACCATGATCGACCCGTTCGACATGCCCGTCAGGTAGACCCGGCTGCCATCCAGCCCGAACCGGTCTTGCGCGTCCTTGATCACCGCCTTCAGGAAGGCCTGATCGTCCACCCGCGCCCGTGCGGCATAGCCGCAGCAATAGCCGCCGTTCCAGGTCAACAGCTTCTCGCCACCAAAGCGCACGCTGCCGGCGGGAAAGATCACCGCGTAGCCCCGCCCCACCGCCGCGCGCGCAAGGCCCGAGGCCGAGGCGAACTGGTCGGGGTTCCCACCACCGCCATGCAGTGCAAGGATCATCGGCGCGCCGCGCGGGTTGGCGGGCAAGGCAATTTCATAGGACCGGTCGCCCAGACGTACCGTTTCGGCGGCCAGGGGAAGGCTGGAGATCAGCCAGAACAGGATCAGGGACAGCAGACGCATCGTTCGTCCTTTCAGTTGCAGGTCGCCTGATCACGCGCCCGTGACCCTTTTCCGTCGCGTCAAAGCGGTGCCGGGCCGTAAAGTTCCGCCGCGCGACGTTCGAAGGCGCGGACGATCCGAAGCATGGCATCGTTGAACACCACGCCGATGATCCCCTGCAGGATAGCGTTGCGAAATTCGAAGTCGACGTGGAAATCAACCTCGCAGCCGCCCGGGATGTCACGGAACGCCCAGTTGGAAAGCATGTGGCGGAAGGGGCCATCCAGATACTCGGTATCGATCTTCCGCGCCTCGGGCCAAAG from Tabrizicola piscis harbors:
- a CDS encoding two-component system sensor histidine kinase NtrB gives rise to the protein MTPYRMPYPVPGVIWASLPLPALLIDQRGSILEANPAAETFLNTSDKALRGQPAFDRLSIDAPMEEALARARSNQSPLNINNVDVTTGERPPVQCTVHIAPMHDNPDVIMLILSPREIADRLGRSMGVKSAARSAIGMAEMLAHEIKNPLAGISGAAQLLSMNLSPEDREMTDLIVEETRRIVKLLEQVEQFGNIRPPDRKPVNIHDALDRARKSALVGFAAHMTIAEDYDPSLPPTFADSDQLMQVFLNLIKNAAEAGRPGGTIRLHTFYDLSLRLRRKDGASAALPLQIEIIDDGPGIKPEIAASIFEPFVSGRENGTGLGLALVSKIISDHEGWISVDSVPGRTVFRVSLPMAPRDNKKEGK
- a CDS encoding sensor histidine kinase NtrY-like; the protein is MDRAVQRDVWARFSRLRRQRRVQTAVTLGLVFLGPLLAVGTFLAMGPFNQDAASPILRLILLTDLIYVLVIAALVLARVSRMIADRRSRSAGSRLHMRLSGVFMLIALVPTVLVAVFAVLSINIGLEGWFSERVRSVVGSSLAAAQAYEAVQRDDLAADVAALSGFINTAKRQTVFLRDDQLRPVLSQGQAVIQRGLKEAYLVDGDGELKTRGERSYLFGFEAISAEQLRLAREGNTVLIPDWPNNEFRALVYLDAFPDRYLYVTREVDGSILSLLDETQETVQLYNQLESERGRLLFNFGLIYLGFALILILAAVWLGLWFAERLSRPVGRLAGAAERVGGGDLDVQVTEEEGDDEIASLGRLFNQMTRQLKGQRDALMVSHSQTERRRRLFDSVLSNVTAGVIGLDSDGDIDFVNRAAERLLDFADGQSDIPLAAAVPEFAPLFDRVREGAGTAVQEEVRLTRKGKIESLLVRMSVRRSEDGSLEGYVVAFDDVTDLVSAQRMAAWGDVARRIAHEIKNPLTPIQLSAERIKRKFSSQVRDHEDLEQYTDVIVRQTNDLRRIVDEFSKFARMPEPDRRDCDLAELLRGAVLLQENGQPDVRFVTSILPGPLPLELDATMIGQALTNLMKNAGEAIEAYREKSAPAGFVPEIRVTLEADDSEAVIRIMDNGTGLPPDRARLFEPYVTTRDKGTGLGLPIVKKIIEEHGGTLALLDAPVFDGATHPGALAEIRLPRVPRRRPKNQAPQAKAGKEVKHEHSDR
- a CDS encoding sigma-54-dependent transcriptional regulator, whose product is MSILIVDDEQDIRELVGDILQDEGYTVRLAANSDDCMAEINAEPPSLMILDIWLKDSRMDGIDILKTVKRDNPDVPVVIISGHGNIEIAVAAIKQGAYDFIEKPFNIDQLMVVVARAMETSRLRRENQELRRRDVASADMLGSSAAFKTLKSNLDKVTKSNGRVMLTGEPGSGKEMAARYIHSNSNRASAPFITVSSASIEPERMEEVLFGRETPERGVEPGLLEQAHGGVVYFDEVADMPLGTQGKILRVLTEQQFTRAGGTDKVRVDLRVISSTCRDLRSEIGLGRFRQELYDRLNVVPIPVPALSERCEDIPDLARHFIGWFHKTQGLPARSFTPEAETMLQTMPWPGNIRQLRNMVERVLILGDTSGPIEAHELPGTEPKSEAETGGLPLSGAIAALPLREARELFEREYLLTQINRFGGNISRTASFVGMERSALHRKLKSLGVVGTSRGGAGRGFTDYDE
- the trkA gene encoding Trk system potassium transporter TrkA, whose translation is MKVIICGAGQVGWQIARHLSGEKNDVTLVDTNADLVRRATDTLDVQGVVGFASHPDVLEKAGARDADMLIAATHSDEVNMVTCQVAHSIFNITRKIARIRAQNYLDALYGDLTNQDQLAIDVVISPEREVAEAALQRLAAPATFDTESFMGGHAQLLGIQLSEDCPVLNTPLRQLNELFSTLRAIVVGIRREGRLFAPEAGDQLFAEDQIYVFTHIEDVNRALEIFGKKTKKQERIVIVGGGNVGLAVALALEKRTDRIRAKIIEKDRATAEHAADSLERTIVLNGDGMDIDLLMEAAIDRADAILAVTDDDKTNLLVAVRAKQAGCQMTIALVNDPTLAPLMAPLDIDAYINPRATTVSSILRHIRHGRVRAVYSIGDAEAEMIEAQVLSTSPLSGRLVRDIEFPEGVLVGAVMKGEKVLKPTVDLRIEAGDVIALFAMASDVPEVERLLQVSIDFF
- a CDS encoding TrkH family potassium uptake protein codes for the protein MLSRLAELPLLVVLLGITGCLALLPALHGVATDQNELARAFFYAALILLILTVMLGIATAAFTPRDAARSHLASLVGAYLLLPVAMVLPLREALPDTSLINAWFEMTSSFTTTGATVYPADRLSDTVHLWRAIVGWYGGFFVLLAAYAILAPLNLGGSEVASGRVPGRGAHGTAQVTRTAEPSERLTRYALRLFPVFTALTLLLWLGLLLAGEPATTALIHAMGTLSTSGISGQSGLAGSGAGIPGEMLIFLFFIFAITRRALPGPGPAAQRRGLPGDPELRLAALIVLSVTVILFLRHWFVAEAAGLAEDAPRALASLWGILFTAASFLTTTGYVSAEWQSAAQWSGIGTPGLILLALAIIGGGTATTAGGVKLLRVYALLRHGERELERIIHPNSIGRGGGDARRLREEGAQLAWVFFMLFAFTIAVMTAVLALLGVAFEPALVLAIAALTTTGQLADFGASLPIAYGDLTPSVKLALGLAMIVGRLETLALLALILPARGRR